A window of Actinobacillus suis ATCC 33415 contains these coding sequences:
- a CDS encoding Rrf2 family transcriptional regulator, whose amino-acid sequence MKLTSRGRYAVTAILDIALHGKSLPVSLADISERQAISLSYLEQLFAQLRREGIVHSVRGPGGGYQLGKQPEEISVGMIIAAVNENLDVTKCKGSGNCSKNSQCLTHHLWERLEEQIGVFLNTITLAELVEEHSDHDCEKEHCHDHSHKH is encoded by the coding sequence ATGAAATTAACGTCAAGAGGGCGTTATGCGGTAACTGCGATTCTAGATATTGCGTTACACGGAAAGTCTTTGCCGGTAAGCCTTGCCGATATTTCGGAACGTCAAGCGATTTCATTGTCGTATTTGGAACAATTATTTGCTCAATTACGTCGCGAAGGAATCGTGCATAGCGTGAGAGGTCCGGGCGGCGGTTATCAACTCGGTAAGCAACCTGAAGAGATTAGTGTGGGGATGATTATTGCGGCGGTGAATGAAAATCTCGACGTAACCAAATGTAAAGGTAGCGGCAACTGTAGCAAAAACTCTCAGTGCTTAACCCATCATTTATGGGAACGTTTAGAAGAACAAATCGGTGTGTTTTTAAATACGATTACTTTAGCGGAACTTGTTGAAGAACATTCGGATCACGATTGTGAAAAAGAACATTGCCACGATCATTCACACAAACATTAA